In Rhipicephalus microplus isolate Deutch F79 chromosome 9, USDA_Rmic, whole genome shotgun sequence, one genomic interval encodes:
- the LOC142771285 gene encoding uncharacterized protein LOC142771285 — protein MADGWKYTLTGFGGFLEMRRVAFAEPMPVTRVCGLCGLLPPRTLLLPCSHVLCESCEAQLARRKDRRCPFDGKKFADEEVHRVSVQRRELDQSRVVCSAGSQVCGFSGKLSGLARHLTQCGGGEVRCCKCQRPVSRQLALDHYRSCSSGTLGASSGEAAACDKDAPKVANVETGSRKLVSSKGVHFEAVMTGCCDNALADRVAILERQLLEVLKTSRNRRQPSVADARRETVIQGPLRAASKPGVLITTCKFANIYAGLDSLNGKKTKLSHFTDTYLLGGYTFALGCEFTKSENEVNVAFSLYLRDGEWDSYVEWPFEKTITLVVVHPKDASGDVRLPLMIDEHSVVKKPRGGAWNWGMSTVTINWNYIELHGYVDRNALYVNVEFEEPKAHPY, from the coding sequence ATGGCAGACGGGTGGAAGTACACCCTGACCGGCTTCGGCGGGTTCCTTGAGATGCGCCGGGTCGCCTTCGCCGAGCCGATGCCAGTCACTCGCGTGTGCGGCCTGTGCGGCCTGCTGCCTCCCCGAACTTTGCTGCTGCCGTGCAGCCATGTTTTGTGCGAGAGTTGCGAGGCTCAGCTAGCGCGTCGGAAAGACCGCCGCTGTCCTTTCGACGGGAAGAAGTTCGCCGACGAAGAAGTTCACAGGGTGAGCGTGCAGCGTCGTGAACTCGACCAAAGCCGCGTCGTGTGCTCGGCCGGCTCCCAAGTGTGCGGCTTCTCCGGCAAACTGTCCGGGCTCGCGCGTCACCTGACTCAATGCGGCGGCGGAGAGGTGCGGTGTTGCAAGTGCCAGCGACCCGTGTCCCGCCAGCTGGCGTTGGATCACTATCGGAGCTGCTCCAGCGGCACGCTGGGTGCGTCGAGTGGCGAAGCTGCCGCCTGCGATAAAGACGCTCCCAAGGTGGCGAACGTAGAGACAGGCAGCCGAAAGCTGGTGTCCAGCAAGGGCGTCCACTTCGAAGCCGTGATGACGGGCTGCTGCGACAACGCCCTGGCGGACAGGGTCGCCATTCTTGAACGTCAGTTGCTCGAAGTGCTCAAGACGTCCCGAAACAGGAGGCAGCCTTCGGTCGCCGATGCACGACGGGAGACCGTAATCCAGGGACCGCTCCGCGCCGCATCCAAACCCGGCGTTCTGATCACTACGTGCAAGTTTGCCAACATTTACGCGGGGCTCGACTCGCTGAACGGGAAGAAGACCAAACTGAGCCATTTCACCGACACGTATTTGCTGGGAGGTTACACCTTCGCCCTCGGGTGCGAGTTCACGAAGAGCGAGAACGAGGTCAACGTGgcattttctctttatttacGCGACGGTGAATGGGACAGCTACGTGGAGTGGCCTTTCGAAAAGACGATCACCTTGGTCGTCGTGCACCCCAAGGATGCATCGGGGGACGTCCGCCTGCCTTTGATGATCGACGAGCACAGTGTGGTGAAGAAACCCCGAGGCGGTGCTTGGAACTGGGGCATGAGCACTGTCACGATTAACTGGAACTACATTGAACTGCACGGATATGTCGACAGAAATGCCCTCTACGTCAACGTTGAGTTTGAGGAACCAAAGGCGCATCCTTACTAA